A single Bufo bufo chromosome 6, aBufBuf1.1, whole genome shotgun sequence DNA region contains:
- the LOC121003954 gene encoding uncharacterized protein LOC121003954 isoform X1, translating to MRSALVALWTLAHQENFPVGSMVSLTLLVKLEVVERTPTPGHHCCWRGHHIRRTSLLLEGTPHPRAITAAGGDATSAGHHCCLTGTPHRQVITAAGGDATSAGHYCRWRGRHIRRSLLPLEGTPHRQVITAAGGDQHIRRSSLPLEGTSTSAGHHCRWRGRHIRRSSLPLEGTPHPQFITAAGGDATSAVHHCRWRGRHIRRSSLPLEGTPHPQFITAAGGDQHIGRSSLPLEGTPHPQVITSAGGDATSAVHHCRWRGRHIRSSSLPLEGTPHPQVITAAGGDATSAGHRLCWRGRNNPRSSLLLGGMPHLPA from the exons ATGAGGAGCGCTCTTGTGGCCCTATGgacattggcccaccaggaaaattTCCCAGTAGGGTCTATGGTCAGTCTGACCCTGCTTGTGAAGCTGGAGGTTGTGGAGCGGACCCCAACCCCAGGTCATCACTGCTGCTGGAGGGGACACCACATCCGCAGGACATCACTGCTGCTGGAGGGGACGCCACATCCGCGGGCCATCACTGCTGCTGGAGGGGACGCCACATCGGCTGGTCATCACTGCTGCTTGACGGGGACGCCACATCGGCAGGTCATCACTGCTGCTGGAGGGGACGCCACATCCGCAG GTCATTACTGCCGCTGGAGGGGACGCCACATCCGCAGGTCATTACTGCCGCTGGAGGGGACGCCACATCGGCAGGTCATCACTGCCGCTGGAGGGGACCAGCACATCCGCAGGTCATCACTGCCGCTGGAGGGGACCAGCACATCGGCAGGTCATCACTGCCGCTGGAGGGGACGCCACATCCGCAGGTCATCACTTCCGCTGGAGGGGACGCCACATCCGCAGTTCATCACTGCCGCTGGAGGGGACGCCACATCCGCAGTTCATCACTGCCGCTGGAGGGGACGCCACATCCGCAGGTCATCACTGCCGCTGGAGGGGACGCCACATCCGCAGTTCATCACTGCCGCTGGAGGGGACCAGCACATCGGCAGGTCATCACTGCCGCTGGAGGGGACGCCACATCCGCAGGTCATCACTTCCGCTGGAGGGGACGCCACATCCGCAGTTCATCACTGCCGCTGGAGGGGACGCCACATCCGCAGTTCATCACTGCCGCTGGAGGGGACGCCACATCCGCAGGTCATCACTGCCGCTGGAGGGGACGCCACATCCGCAGGTCATCGCTTGTGCTGGAGAGGACGCAACAACCCCAGGTcatctctgctgctgggggggatGCCACATCTGCCGGCGTga
- the LOC121003954 gene encoding uncharacterized protein LOC121003954 isoform X2, producing the protein MRSALVALWTLAHQENFPVGSMVSLTLLVKLEVVERTPTPGHHCCWRGHHIRRTSLLLEGTPHPRAITAAGGDATSAGHHCCLTGTPHRQVITAAGGDATSAGHYCRWRGRHIRRSLLPLEGTPHRQVITAAGGDQHIRRSSLPLEGTPHPQVITSAGGDATSAVHHCRWRGRHIRSSSLPLEGTPHPQVITAAGGDATSAVHHCRWRGPAHRQVITAAGGDATSAGHHFRWRGRHIRSSSLPLEGTPHPQFITAAGGDATSAGHHCRWRGRHIRRSSLVLERTQQPQVISAAGGDATSAGVSGLGT; encoded by the exons ATGAGGAGCGCTCTTGTGGCCCTATGgacattggcccaccaggaaaattTCCCAGTAGGGTCTATGGTCAGTCTGACCCTGCTTGTGAAGCTGGAGGTTGTGGAGCGGACCCCAACCCCAGGTCATCACTGCTGCTGGAGGGGACACCACATCCGCAGGACATCACTGCTGCTGGAGGGGACGCCACATCCGCGGGCCATCACTGCTGCTGGAGGGGACGCCACATCGGCTGGTCATCACTGCTGCTTGACGGGGACGCCACATCGGCAGGTCATCACTGCTGCTGGAGGGGACGCCACATCCGCAG GTCATTACTGCCGCTGGAGGGGACGCCACATCCGCAGGTCATTACTGCCGCTGGAGGGGACGCCACATCGGCAGGTCATCACTGCCGCTGGAGGGGACCAGCACATCCGCAG GTCATCACTGCCGCTGGAGGGGACGCCACATCCGCAGGTCATCACTTCCGCTGGAGGGGACGCCACATCCGCAGTTCATCACTGCCGCTGGAGGGGACGCCACATCCGCAGTTCATCACTGCCGCTGGAGGGGACGCCACATCCGCAGGTCATCACTGCCGCTGGAGGGGACGCCACATCCGCAGTTCATCACTGCCGCTGGAGGGGACCAGCACATCGGCAGGTCATCACTGCCGCTGGAGGGGACGCCACATCCGCAGGTCATCACTTCCGCTGGAGGGGACGCCACATCCGCAGTTCATCACTGCCGCTGGAGGGGACGCCACATCCGCAGTTCATCACTGCCGCTGGAGGGGACGCCACATCCGCAGGTCATCACTGCCGCTGGAGGGGACGCCACATCCGCAGGTCATCGCTTGTGCTGGAGAGGACGCAACAACCCCAGGTcatctctgctgctgggggggatGCCACATCTGCCGGCGTgagcggattgggaacttaa